CCTGTGGTATGCCATAAGATGCTCCTCTCAGCGATATACTTCTCTGCGGTGCTTTACTTTCAATATTGTGGCCGTTGCTCTGGAGGCGTCAAGAGTCAATACAATACGGTATTCTCCCACTCTTACTTTCCAGCGGGGCGGGGGCTCTGCCAGTTTCTCCAGCCTGGCATTACCAGAAGCGATATTCACAAGCTCCTTCTGCACCCGCTTCTTTACCAGGGGAGCCAGGGCATTTATATCTTTCTGCGCCGGACCTGTCAGAATTACATTCATCGCGCTTGCTCTTTCAGGAATGCCTCCAGCGTCATCACATTACCCGTTCTTGCTGCCTCTTCTGACTCTTTCAGTTCTTCAACGAATTCAGGCCTCAGGAGGCTTTCATCTTCCATCGGCTCAAGAAGGGTATAATCCTCCCGCCTTTCAGCATCAGTGATGAGAAGCTCAAGAATATCAGCCACAAGCGGTATTTTCTCTTCGGGCACCCTGTTTATTATTGCTGCCAGTTCATTCCTTGTTCTCACCTTTTTCATGACCCATTACCTCCCGGCTTTATCCCCAGTCATTATCCCCGCCCAGCTCCCCCGGTAAGCCCTGCCGAGGGCCGATCACTTCCAGGGAGAGTCTGCACAGTCCTGCCTTGATTATACCACAAAGACAGAGGAGCGGTCACTGCCGCTCCTCTGTCTGTTGCACCACTGAACTGAATCAGGAATTGAATTGAGGGCTCTCATCCTTTTCAGCGCTTTTCGCCGGGAAATTTCTTGTATAATTTCTTGGGAGGGCAGGGGGAGCCTGGATCTCGCTTCCTATTAATTCCTCCCTGGACCAGTTATCTAAAAGAGACAGAATCACCATATGCAGGGCAGAAATGGTGCGATAAAAGTGACAGGATGGTTATGATATAGCCGTAATTTCATTCATTATAGCACAGACAGGGTGATTTTTCAACGTGAGAGTCCCTGACTGAGATAATTAATTCTTGCCCCCGCAACAATCAGAATGTGATCCGCCTGTACAGTCTCTGGAACTTTATTTCTAAACAGATCGTCTGTCCGGTCTCTCAGGGTCTCAGTATACAACCCTTATTTCAACTCAAATCCCTTTTTGGTGACAAGGATCGGCTTATTCAACAGGGGCTCTCCATCTGCCAATCGTGCTAGTTTCTGTAATCTACTCCAGTCGCCATTATCTGGCAGTGGAGCAAGGGTAAGAATGTTGCTGTCTGGAACCAGGGCAGCCACTGATTCCCCATCCATAAGATACTCCGGGACAAGAAGAAGCCGAGTTGCATCATAGCCATCCATTATCTTTATAGAACTATAAGTCTTTTTCTCAACAGCATTACGGACAGTCTCTCCGGGGAAGTGCATGTGGAGATTTTTCATGGCAACCGGGTAGAGCTGCTCTTCTGGAAACTTTATTTTTTTCAGGACTTCCTTGTCGATATAACTCATATGGTTGCTGTAATCAATTACAAAAACGATGAAAAGTCCTGTGCTGTCAAACTTCCGGTTTATGATCCCCTTTCCTTTCTCACCTAACCCCTGCATGCTTTCAAGTTTATCCTGAGTGATCAGGAGCGGGAATATCCTCATCCTGTAGTGCTCGGGGTTATCCGAGAGAGGCCAATTGGATTCCTTGAGAATCTGCACGAATTCGCCATATATCTCCTCGCGGTCTTTAATACTCTGTGATTCTGACTCGGATATCCTCTTGTGAAGCTTGAGAAGTGAGAGTCTTGTTTTCTTCTCCTCTGGGTTCCCGGGGAACTGAATCTGAAGGACTGAATCGCTCTCAGCGACAACGTTGATACCTGGTATTTCCTTTTCCAGGTAAGCAACGAAATCTCTGCACACTTTTGCATGAAAGGATTTCTTTTCCAATACGCTCAATGCCGGGACAAGCAATGCAACGAGTGCAGCCCCCACAATCCAAAAACGATAATTCTTTTTCTTCGTGTTCATGTTTCTCTGAACTCATCACCATGGTATCAGATAAAGTGTGACATTTCAAGAAAGGTATTCAAAAACGCGAGAACCCGCTGAAAAACATAGACTGTCCCCTATGTTCAGTTAAATTTCAGAAAAGGGTGCTCAAGGGGGTGAATTGTGAATTTATTACGGCACATTATCGACTTGCCTTCGCTTGCTGCATTTGTAATAATGACCAAGAAAACTCATCAGAAAACCGAACAACAAAAAAGGAAGAAATATGAAGATATTTCCATATCCTTTGAAACCACCAGTCACGCCCTGGTTCAAACAAAAGATATATACAGGCAGACATGCCACTAATATATTGGATATGAGGGATACGCCCATAACAAAGCCATTTTCCATGCCAACCACAAATACAAAGCCATAAATAAGTATGATCAGCAAAAATTGAATCAAATGACCCTGAATTCTCATATGTTCAAGAAATGAACTCCACCAGAATGGCTTGGGGTCAAGAAAATATTGTTGAAGGCAGATCCAGCCGGCAGATGCAAAAAATACCATTTTCAGGCTCTTTTTGAGGGAATACTTATGTAATTTAATCAGAGTCATCGTATATGACAGCATAAGAACGAAAACAAGGGAAAGCGCGATGGATGCCTGGGAAGGATTGAGTAAAACTATAAGCGCAGCCATAAAAAAAGGCAAAACCGCCACTGCGAGAGCAGGCATAACATCGGTGCAGTATTGATTTCTATCCCCCATATGCCTGCAAAATTTCCAGTCAAGGGAAAAGACTCCTGCTTCTAGAAGGATCATTTTGAAACAGTGAGCATGGTGCCAAGGAATAATGAAAATGCCCACAAGGGCTTTCACGGATGGATATAAGAAGAGGAAGAGTGCCTCGCTGTATTATGATCTCATATCCTATGGAGCTGATGGAGTGAAAAGTGATGATGATTTCGTGTGCCACTCTATGCCTCCGCTCATATCCCGGCTCCATGGCAGAACCAGTCAGCAGCAAACCGTGAAAAAAATCCAAAGATACCTTCAGTCATGCGTTTGAGCATATGAAGTGAAATCGCCGTTCCAGAGCCTGAGCAGAAAGTCTTTCCAGGGAAGAATATGGATCCCGTCAACAGTTCTCGGCCTCTCGTCCAGGCATGCCGCCACGTAATGCTTTATCATATTCTCTTCCTTCAGCGCATGCATGCCGCGGAGATCTCTGGGGGAGACATTCTGTTTCGCCTTGACTTCTATCGCGACTGCATCGTCAATGATGAAGTCAACCTCATATCCTGATTTTGATCGCCAGTAAGTGAGCTCACCCGTGCCTTTATAATCCAGGAAAGTTTTTACCTCGTGGGCCATGAAGGTCTCAAAGGCCTGCCCGAATTCCGGCGACTTATCCCTTATTTCCGGGCGGTTCTGAAGGTAGCGCACCACACCGGCGTCAAAGAAATAAAACTTCGAGGTGGTGATGGCTTTTCTCTTCCTGCTCCTTTTCCAGGCGGGAATGTCAAATCCGATCAGCGTATCGCGAAGAATATGAAAATATTCCTGAACGGTGCTCGAGGGAACCTGGGCATCATTTGAAATATTGGCATAGTTGATCATCAGGCCGTTGCACAGGGCGGCTGTCTGGAGAAACCTGCTGAAGGCCGGTATGTTGCGCGCGAGGCCCTCCGCCGCTATCTCTTCCCTCAGGTAATCACCTGAATATGCCTTCAGATCCTCTTCAGGCGAGTCGGAAAAATATATGGAGGGAACCAGGCCGCGGTTATGGGCTTTCAGAAGTTTGAAGCGATCCTTCAGCTCAAGATAAATGAAAGGATGCAGGTACCTTGACCGGGCTCTCCCTGAAAATTCACCATCTATTCCGGTGATTATCATAACAATCAACAGAGCTTTTGTCAGCTGTCACCATTCCATTGGGTACCGCGTGGCCTTGACGGGCACCTCCTGCTCATATGGCTCAACCCGAACCGGGCTCGAGAAAACCGCGCCGGTCAAGGCATCAATGCCTGCAGAACCTCCGTCGAGAGGGTAGAGTTTCGTGATACTGATTCAAAATTATAATGGCGGGCTGTTTTCTTCAATCAAGTATATCCATCTGACATTATAAAGGCATTGGCTGCAATTGTTCTGCGGCATCATGGGCCTATGCAGAGATATTGTGAGTGTCCCACCAGGAGATGCGGGTGTCTTCTTCTCCCACCATATTTACAAGCCATGTGCGGATATAGTCACTATCCAGCGAATTGCCCTGAATTTCAACGATTTGCTCAATATCCGCCTGGTCTTTCAGGCGGTAATAGAGAAGCTTGAATATGATAAGATCTTCAGCGGACCAGATCCATATGAGCCGGCCTTCCAGGGGAACCTGCCTGCGGCGCGCCCTGGCGCTTTCGTAAAGCTCAATATCAGGAAGAAAAATATCCAGCCTCATTCCATGACAGAATACTCTGAATGCCCCCCGCTCTTCTGCATGTCGCCTGGCTTCAACAGCGTCAAATATGCAGCTCATGGCATCAAGAATCGCGACAAGCTGATCCATTTCGTCGATTTTTATAAATACAGTGACATCAACATCGATGGTGCCCCGGGGGATCCCCCAATAGCCTAGAGCAATGGCGCCGCCGACTGCATATTCCATTTCTTTTTTCTGAAGAAATTCAATAAACAGAAGGGCAAGCTCGACAGGGTCACGAGGTTCTCTCACTGTTACCACCACATCTCAAGCGTGACCAGATTGGCTCCAATGATTGGACTGGAGGCTGCTG
This genomic interval from Candidatus Eremiobacterota bacterium contains the following:
- a CDS encoding DUF4143 domain-containing protein encodes the protein MIITGIDGEFSGRARSRYLHPFIYLELKDRFKLLKAHNRGLVPSIYFSDSPEEDLKAYSGDYLREEIAAEGLARNIPAFSRFLQTAALCNGLMINYANISNDAQVPSSTVQEYFHILRDTLIGFDIPAWKRSRKRKAITTSKFYFFDAGVVRYLQNRPEIRDKSPEFGQAFETFMAHEVKTFLDYKGTGELTYWRSKSGYEVDFIIDDAVAIEVKAKQNVSPRDLRGMHALKEENMIKHYVAACLDERPRTVDGIHILPWKDFLLRLWNGDFTSYAQTHD
- a CDS encoding DUF1444 family protein; the encoded protein is MNTKKKNYRFWIVGAALVALLVPALSVLEKKSFHAKVCRDFVAYLEKEIPGINVVAESDSVLQIQFPGNPEEKKTRLSLLKLHKRISESESQSIKDREEIYGEFVQILKESNWPLSDNPEHYRMRIFPLLITQDKLESMQGLGEKGKGIINRKFDSTGLFIVFVIDYSNHMSYIDKEVLKKIKFPEEQLYPVAMKNLHMHFPGETVRNAVEKKTYSSIKIMDGYDATRLLLVPEYLMDGESVAALVPDSNILTLAPLPDNGDWSRLQKLARLADGEPLLNKPILVTKKGFELK
- a CDS encoding type II toxin-antitoxin system RelE/ParE family toxin, giving the protein MNVILTGPAQKDINALAPLVKKRVQKELVNIASGNARLEKLAEPPPRWKVRVGEYRIVLTLDASRATATILKVKHRREVYR